The genomic stretch AGCGCCAGCTTGTACGCCGCCTCGTTCGCCTCGGTGCCGGAGTTGGCGAAGAAGATCCGGGCTGGGGCGTTGAGCAGGGTGAGGAGCTTCTCGGCGAGCAGCACCTCGGGCTCGTGCAGGAACAGGTTGCTGGTGTGCGCGATGGTGGCGACCTGCGTGGAAACGGCCTCGACCAGGGCGGGGTGCGCGTGGCCGAGCGAGCTGGTCGCGATGCCGCCGATGAAGTCGAGGTATTCCTTGCCGTCCACGTCCCATACGCGGCTGCCCTCGCCGCGCGCCAGCGCGATCGGCGGGACGCCGTAGTTGGGCATGAACGCCTTCTCGAACCTCTCAAAAAGGTTCATCAGGGCATCACCATCGTTCCGATTCCTTCGTTGGTGAAGATCTCTAGCAGCAGCGAGTGGGGCACGCGCCCGTCGAGCACGTGGGCCTGCGGCACGCCGCCCTGCACCGCCGTCAGGCAGGCCTCCATCTTGGGGACCATGCCGCTGGACAGCGTGGGCATGAGCGTTTCCAGCTCGTCCGCGGTGAGGTTGTCGATCACGTCGGTGTCGTCGGGCCAATTGGCGTACAGGCCTTCGACGTCGGTCAGCACGATCAGCTTCTGCGCCTGGAGCGCCACGGCCAGCGCGGCGGCGGCGGTGTCGGCGTTGACGTTGTAGATCTGGCCGTCGTCTCCCCTGGCGACGCTGGAGACGACGGGGATGCGGCCGTCGTCGATCAAAGCCTTGACGGCGCCGGGGTCGACCTTGATGATCTCGCCGACCTGACCGATGTCCACCGGCTCCCCGTCCACGAGCGCGTGCTTGCGCACGGCGGTGAACAGGTGGGCGTCCTCACCGGACATGCCGACCGCGAACGGGCCGTGCCGGTTGACCAGGCCCACGATTTCGGGGTTGACCTGGCCCGTCAGGACCATCCTGACGACCTGCATGGCCTCGGGGGTGGTGACCCGCAGTCCGGCGGTGAACGTGGACTCGATGCCGAGCCGGTCCAGCGCGTTGCTGATCTGCGGGCCGCCGCCGTGCACGACCACCGGACGCAGGCCCGCGTGGTGCAGGAACACGACGTCCTCGGCGAAGCCCGCCTTGAGCGCCTCGTCGGTCATGGCGTTGCCGCCGTACTTGATGACGACGGTGGCGCCGTGGAAGCGGGTCAGCCAGGGCAGTGCCTCGATCAGCGCCTCGGCCTTGGTCTGGGCGGTGGAGAGCCTCATGAGCTGTACGCCGAGTTCTCGTGGACGTAGTCGGCCGTCAGGTCCGTGGTGTGCACGGTCGCGGTGTGCGGTCCGGCCGACAGGTCGATCGTGATGGTCACGTCTCTGGGGCGCATGTCCACCTTGGAGCGGTCGTCGCCGACCGCGCCGCCGCGGCAGATCCAGATGCCGTTGATCGCCACGTTGAGCCGATCCGGCTCGAAGACGGCGTCGGTGGTGCCGACCGCGGCCAGGACGCGGCCCCAGTTGGGGTCCTCACCGTGGATGGCGCACTTGAGCAGGTTGGAGCGGGCGACCGAGCGGCCGACCTTGACCGCGTCCTGCTCGGAGTGGGCACCGATGACCTCGATGGCGATGGCCTTGCTGGCGCCCTCGGCGTCCACCAGGAGCTGCCTGGCCAGGTCGGCGCAGACCTCGGTGACCTTCTGCTCGAACTCCGCCAGGTCCGGCTTGACCCCGGAGGCGGCGCTGGCCAGCAGGAGCACGGTGTCGTTGGTGGACATGCAGCCGTCGGTGTCGAGCCGGTCGAACGTCTTGGCGGTCGCGCTGCGCAGCACCGTGTCGAGCTCATCGCTGGTCACGTCGGCGTCCGTAGTGATCACGCAGAGCATCGTGGCCAGGGCCGGGGCGAGCATGCCCGCGCCCTTGGCCATCCCGCCGACCATGTAGCCGTTGGCCCGCTTGAACGAGATCTTGGAGACCGTGTCGGTGGTGCGGATGGCGTCGGCCGCGGCCAGGCCACCGTCCCGGGACAGTTGGGTGGCGGCTGTCTCGACGCCGGACAGCAGCGCGTCCATCGGCAGGCGCTCGCCGATCAGGCCGGTCGAGCAGACCGCGACCTCTCCAGCCGAGTCCTCGATCACGTCGGCGACCTTCTCGGCGGTGGCGTGCGTGTCCTGGAAGCCCTCCGGGCCGGTGCAGGCGTTGGCGCCGCCGGAGTTGAGCACCACCGCGCGCAGCCGGCCACCCGCCAGGACCTGCTGCGACCACAGCACGGGAGCGGCCTTCACGCGGTTGGCGGTGAAGACGCCGGCGGCGGCGCGGCTGGGCCCGTCGTTGACGACGAGGGCCAGGTCGCGGGCGCCGCCGGATTTGATCCCGGCGGCGACACCCGCGGCTCTGAAACCAAGTGGCGCTGTAACGCTCACACTTCCTCCTTCGTCAGCCGCGTCGTCGCGCGCCTGCGAGTAAACGTGGCGTCCGAGAAGCTCGGCTCGGCCGTCCAGGCGGGGGTGGATGTCATGAGGGCGGATGTCACGGTGCGACTCCTGTCACCGGGAGGCCGAGCTCTTCCGGCAGGCCGAGGGCGAGGTTGACGCTCTGAATGGCGCCTCCGGCCGTGCCCTTGGTGAGGTTGTCGATCGCGATGACGGCGACCACGCGGCCCGCGCGCTCGTCGAGCGTCACCTGCAGGGCGGCGGTGTTGGCGCCGTAGGTCATGGCGGTGGCCGGCCAGACGCCTTCGGGCAGGAGCCGGACGAACGGCTCGTCCTTCAGCGCCACCTCGTACGCCGCCCTGAGCGACTCCTTGGTGAGGCCGGGCGCGGCGGGGGCGGCGCAGGTGGCCAGGATGCCGCGGCTCATCGGGGCGAGCATCGGGGTGAAGGACACGCGGACCGGCGTGCCGGCGACGGCCGACAGGCCCTGCTCCATCTCGGGGGTGTGCCGGTGCACGCCGCCCACGCCGTACGCGCTGACCGAGCCCATGACCTCGCTGCCCAGCAGATTGGGCTTGAGCGCCTTGCCGGCGCCGCTGGTGCCGGTGGCGGCCACCACGACCACGTCGGGCCCGGCCAGCCCGGCGGCGAACGCCGGGAACAGGGCCAGCAGGACCGAGGTCGGGTAGCAGCCGGGGACCGCGATCCGGGTGGCCCCGCGCAGGACGTCGCGCTGTCCGGGCAGCTCGGGCAGCCCGTAGGGCCAGGTGCCCGCGTGGTCGCCGCCGTAGAACTCCTGCCAGGCGGCCGGGTCGGTGAGCCGGTGGTCGGCGCCGCAGTCCACCACGATCGTCTCCGCGCCCAGCTGGGCGGCGACGGCGGCCGAGTGGCCGTGCGGCAGCGCCAGGAAGACGACGTCATGGCCGGCGAGCACGTCGGCCGTGGTGTCATCGATGACCCGATCCGCCAGCTGCGGCAGGTGGGGCTGGTGGGCGCCGAGGCGGCTGCCCGCACTGGAGGCCGCGGTGAGCGCGCCGATCTCAAGCTCGGGATGGCCGAGCAGGAGACGCAGCAGCTCCCCACCCGCATAGCCGCTGGCTCCGGCGATCGCCGCCCTCATCCCCATCCTCCTGCATATTCATGCATAACTGCTCATGACCTTGCTTGTGAAGATGATGCACTGCCCGGGATGGATATGCAAGCTAGCTGTCCCAGCAGGCTGCAGGTGAAACCCAAGTCGCAGGCAGAATGATGAGCCTATGAGCGATTTCTTGTCCGATGTGCAGTACGTCACACCTGGAGGTGGAGACCCCGGGCGCGTGGGGAAGGTCATCCTCGTGCTGCTCTGGCTCGGGGTGTGTCTGCTGCCGATGGTGTTCGCGGTCCGGGACCTCCAGCTCGCCACCGGCCGGATCGGCACGCCGGGCACGCTGCAGGTGATCTCGTGCGAGGACCTGGGCGAGGGACGCTACGACTGCAAGGGGATGTTCACCTCCGACACGGGCG from Nonomuraea polychroma encodes the following:
- the argJ gene encoding bifunctional glutamate N-acetyltransferase/amino-acid acetyltransferase ArgJ encodes the protein MSVTAPLGFRAAGVAAGIKSGGARDLALVVNDGPSRAAAGVFTANRVKAAPVLWSQQVLAGGRLRAVVLNSGGANACTGPEGFQDTHATAEKVADVIEDSAGEVAVCSTGLIGERLPMDALLSGVETAATQLSRDGGLAAADAIRTTDTVSKISFKRANGYMVGGMAKGAGMLAPALATMLCVITTDADVTSDELDTVLRSATAKTFDRLDTDGCMSTNDTVLLLASAASGVKPDLAEFEQKVTEVCADLARQLLVDAEGASKAIAIEVIGAHSEQDAVKVGRSVARSNLLKCAIHGEDPNWGRVLAAVGTTDAVFEPDRLNVAINGIWICRGGAVGDDRSKVDMRPRDVTITIDLSAGPHTATVHTTDLTADYVHENSAYSS
- the argB gene encoding acetylglutamate kinase, whose protein sequence is MRLSTAQTKAEALIEALPWLTRFHGATVVIKYGGNAMTDEALKAGFAEDVVFLHHAGLRPVVVHGGGPQISNALDRLGIESTFTAGLRVTTPEAMQVVRMVLTGQVNPEIVGLVNRHGPFAVGMSGEDAHLFTAVRKHALVDGEPVDIGQVGEIIKVDPGAVKALIDDGRIPVVSSVARGDDGQIYNVNADTAAAALAVALQAQKLIVLTDVEGLYANWPDDTDVIDNLTADELETLMPTLSSGMVPKMEACLTAVQGGVPQAHVLDGRVPHSLLLEIFTNEGIGTMVMP
- the argC gene encoding N-acetyl-gamma-glutamyl-phosphate reductase, whose amino-acid sequence is MGMRAAIAGASGYAGGELLRLLLGHPELEIGALTAASSAGSRLGAHQPHLPQLADRVIDDTTADVLAGHDVVFLALPHGHSAAVAAQLGAETIVVDCGADHRLTDPAAWQEFYGGDHAGTWPYGLPELPGQRDVLRGATRIAVPGCYPTSVLLALFPAFAAGLAGPDVVVVAATGTSGAGKALKPNLLGSEVMGSVSAYGVGGVHRHTPEMEQGLSAVAGTPVRVSFTPMLAPMSRGILATCAAPAAPGLTKESLRAAYEVALKDEPFVRLLPEGVWPATAMTYGANTAALQVTLDERAGRVVAVIAIDNLTKGTAGGAIQSVNLALGLPEELGLPVTGVAP